One part of the Candidatus Binatia bacterium genome encodes these proteins:
- a CDS encoding NosD domain-containing protein encodes MDFARVPLAAMAVATALPMVCATAAHAKDCGGAVACECGDRVVASVVLPQNLNNCSGDGLVVAAGVVDCQGHQIAGPGDRTDTVGVLIRGFNASGAQGAAVRNCRVRNFGRGIEIDGGSGNTVANNVVFSNEIGIWLGDATANNVVEDNHVRDNRDEGIHVGSGAHGNQVRRNTLVNNKTENLYVIGAHGNSLTDNVIDDSDTAAVLLKDSDDNELLRNDIRDRAVLVRGDSNGNVFGDNVLGAGYYHFQAFKGDNGWGYPHDNHVVGGSIIKASTCFELNGAYANTFTGVLVDSCRIREEKELGGLVPHDNVFDVTRTDLGEPEYHGQRRAGSIRRIGNPSRLDRLRLDVRGIDLPSDLPNGVSIGCTLTDFQGQVFSFTVPTGILRVDNRGVNFVDGTGTFGGVQRLRFARSGPNRWRLKLAARVDLSKADHPLMTLACQVGASSFSFTDFWIEHRRGWNLRAS; translated from the coding sequence ATGGACTTCGCTCGCGTCCCGCTCGCTGCCATGGCGGTCGCCACGGCGCTGCCGATGGTGTGCGCGACGGCCGCCCACGCGAAGGACTGCGGCGGCGCCGTCGCGTGCGAGTGCGGCGACCGCGTCGTCGCTTCGGTCGTGCTGCCGCAGAATCTGAACAACTGCAGCGGCGACGGGCTCGTCGTCGCGGCGGGCGTCGTCGACTGCCAGGGGCACCAGATCGCGGGCCCCGGCGATCGCACCGACACCGTCGGCGTGCTGATCCGCGGCTTCAACGCGTCGGGCGCGCAGGGCGCCGCGGTGCGCAACTGCCGCGTCCGCAACTTCGGACGCGGCATCGAGATCGACGGCGGCTCCGGCAACACGGTCGCGAACAACGTCGTGTTCAGCAACGAGATCGGCATCTGGCTCGGCGACGCGACGGCGAACAACGTCGTCGAGGACAACCACGTGCGCGACAACCGCGACGAGGGCATCCACGTCGGCAGCGGCGCGCACGGCAACCAGGTTCGGCGCAACACGCTCGTCAATAACAAAACCGAGAATCTCTACGTCATCGGCGCGCACGGCAACTCGCTCACCGACAACGTCATCGACGACTCCGACACGGCCGCGGTCCTGCTCAAGGACAGCGACGACAACGAGCTCCTGCGCAACGACATCCGCGATCGCGCCGTACTGGTGCGCGGCGACTCGAACGGCAACGTGTTCGGCGACAACGTGCTGGGCGCCGGCTACTACCACTTCCAGGCCTTCAAGGGAGACAACGGCTGGGGCTACCCGCACGACAACCACGTCGTCGGCGGCAGCATCATCAAGGCGAGCACCTGCTTCGAGCTGAACGGCGCCTACGCGAACACCTTCACAGGCGTGCTCGTCGACTCCTGCCGCATCCGCGAGGAGAAGGAGCTCGGCGGGTTGGTGCCGCACGACAACGTCTTCGACGTGACGCGCACCGACCTCGGCGAGCCCGAGTACCACGGACAGCGGCGCGCGGGCAGCATCCGGCGGATCGGCAACCCGTCGCGCCTCGACCGGCTGCGCCTCGACGTGCGCGGCATCGACCTCCCCTCGGACCTGCCCAACGGCGTGTCCATCGGCTGCACGCTGACCGACTTCCAGGGGCAGGTGTTCTCGTTCACCGTGCCGACGGGCATCCTGCGCGTCGACAACCGCGGCGTGAACTTCGTCGACGGCACGGGAACCTTCGGCGGCGTGCAGCGGCTCCGCTTCGCACGGAGCGGCCCGAACCGCTGGCGCTTGAAGCTCGCCGCACGGGTCGACCTGTCCAAGGCCGACCATCCGCTCATGACGCTCGCGTGCCAGGTGGGCGCGAGCTCCTTCTCGTTCACGGACTTCTGGATCGAGCACCGACGCGGCTGGAACCTGCGCGCGTCCTAG